The sequence TTGCCGGAACATATAAGGGAATTTGCCAAACACTCAACAAAGCCACTTATATTACCATTTAATCGTTTATCAAGAGGAGTAACAATACTTGGTGACATGGGAAGCGGTAAATCCCGCTTAATGAAAGCGATTCATGATGGCATACGGGAAAAATATCCAAAGATACCAATTCTAATACACGACCCAAAGGGTGAGTGGCTACGAACACTATATAATCCGGATACGGACATAATATTTGCACCGTATGACACCCGTTCTATTGGTTGGAAAATGTGGGAAGATTTCAAAATTCATCCTGAATTAAAATATTCTGTCATATCTACTGCAGTAGAGTCACACCACAGCGGAAACACAACTGATAGGTTCTGGTCCGACAGTGCTATAGTATTACTAAAAGACGCTGCTACTTTTGATACTATTGACGAAACAAAAATGTGGTTGATAAAAAAAAGGGAAAAGGCTGGAGATGATAAAGCATTCCAGGGTAAATATGCCACTGCCTTAATCGGCTTTAGGGATATAGTCACAATAGAATTATTGGCACAAAATACACCTGGTGGAAAAAGAATCGATGACCTTTTACAACACCCGGGAAGAATTTTTTTACTCAACAATGCGACGAGTAGTGCAGAACAACACGGTTCTCTTGCCCTTATGCTCTCTGCTTTTTTGTTACGAGCAATATCTCTCCCAGATGTAAGTGAAGACGAACTCAGGGCTGCCGTATTTATAGATGAGGCGTTGACTTTTCATTTGCCGGCAGATATAGAACGCTCGGTATATAATCAAAGCCGTTCTAAGGGATTAAGTATAATTGCCAGCGGGCAGAGATTGCCAGATAAAACACATGGGGAGCAAGGTGCATGGGCGAATCAGGCGGCACACATATTTGGTATGAGAACATCAAGTATGGAAACTCGAACATCGCTGTCTCAACGCCTAGGCAACATGATGTATGATGAAAAGCAAGAATCAGTAAGTCAGGGAGAAAATAATTCAAGTAAAACAAGCAGTGACATACAACGACAACATGCTGCACTTGCTCCAGAAGATTTTGGGAAATTGAAAAACAGAGAATTTATCCTTTTCCATGAAAATGGCGTAGCACCGGGAAGGGTTATTGAAGTACCGATGAATCAAATTGACAGCATACAAACATCTTGCTATAATAAACGAAACGATGTCGCAGAATTCATGAGGGAATTAGAATGAAAAATGAATTGTATGGAGAAAATTTAAAAGCAGCCAGAGAAAAAAAAGGCTGGTCTAGGGAAGATCTTGCAAGTAAAATGGGAGTGTCGTACTCTACGGTTTTGCGATGGGAAACCAGTAAACACAAGCCGATGAAATTCCTACAAAACGTCCTTGAAAAGCTTTTAAGATAAAGAATTGAGACCAAAATATTATATGAATCAAACGTGCGAAAGAAAAGAAGTATTAAAAAACCTGTTAATTTGCCCCTGGCAAAGTAGCGGTCTTTCGTTCGCACGTTTGGCCCGCGTTTTTTGTTGGGGGCAAATTTAATCAACAATGAATAAACTCATACTGCCCCTATTGTTATTTACTGCATCGCTCCACGCTCAAAACTTGTCAATAACGGCAAAGGTTCTTTACATCATAGATGGTGACACAATAAAGATAGAATACAATAAAAAGCCCACCAGCGTGCGTTTAATAGGCATAGACACGCCCGAAAGCAAAAACAACGCAAAAGCACGCCGAGACGCACAGCGAACCGGCAAAGATGTAAGGACCATAACGACGTTAGGCAAACAAGCATCAGACTATTTAAAAACCCTTGTAAAGAAAGGCGACATCATAAAAATAGTATTTGACGTACAAAAAACCGATCGTTACGGCCGACTTTTAGGTTACGTATATTTATCAGACAGCTCCACAATGCTAAACGAAACAATAATAAGGGCAGGTTATGCCAGCCCAATGACAATCCCGCCAGATGTGAAATATAAAGACCTATTTTTGAAAGCATATCAAGAAGCCCGAGAAAACAAGCGTGGTTTGTGGAAATAATATGCGGATTACGAAATATAAGTCAGAAATGAAAAATAGAGGTTTTTTACACAGTTTAACTCCCATTGGTAAGTTAGTTATCGGAGCTTTAGCTATTGCATTCATAGTTATCACATATTTTGTTTTTTTTAAAATAAATTATAAATAAAATGAGCTTATCAATTAAAGAATTAAAATCACTCTTTGAATAAACCGCTTAACACAAAATGGCAAAAATTAAACTTGTACCACCCATAACAATAGAAGAAGCACTACTCGCACAAATGTATTCACTTAACGCACTAATAAAAGTACTAATAAAAAAGAAATTAATCACAGAAACCGAGCTCTTTGAAGAAATAAAAAAAACCAGTCCTTCAGCCAAACTACCCCCCAACATCCATTAAAAGCATCCCCCTCTTCCAATCGTTGCAAACCACTTCAATATTATACCAAAAAATAAATATTTTATAAAAACATAAAAAGTACTTGACAATACAACATTTTTGTTGTATACTTTTATTGGAACAGAAAGCCCGTGTTTCACAGTTCTTTGAAACGGCAGTAAGGAGATTGGGATGAACAAATTAATTCTCTATGTTCGACAAAACGGGAGATCGCCAACAGGAGATTTTCTCGAATTGTTGTCGCAAGAGGATAAAATAAGAGTACTCGCAAAATTCCACTTGCTAGAAGAAAAAGGACATTTATTAGTAA is a genomic window of Elusimicrobiota bacterium containing:
- a CDS encoding type IV secretion system DNA-binding domain-containing protein; protein product: MIKIIVYYTSLPDIAKFMILILSAFFVYHFFVFYLWKPPKKKLFFWQFAVYFSILILGFYILKNFYYTSYKTVFETIYMERIINMFWKPFLNDTIYAPLLVVVTVIFKTFFLYKLNPKTLKHGPVFIPTGDTNGIKVGNFSRDVLPEHIREFAKHSTKPLILPFNRLSRGVTILGDMGSGKSRLMKAIHDGIREKYPKIPILIHDPKGEWLRTLYNPDTDIIFAPYDTRSIGWKMWEDFKIHPELKYSVISTAVESHHSGNTTDRFWSDSAIVLLKDAATFDTIDETKMWLIKKREKAGDDKAFQGKYATALIGFRDIVTIELLAQNTPGGKRIDDLLQHPGRIFLLNNATSSAEQHGSLALMLSAFLLRAISLPDVSEDELRAAVFIDEALTFHLPADIERSVYNQSRSKGLSIIASGQRLPDKTHGEQGAWANQAAHIFGMRTSSMETRTSLSQRLGNMMYDEKQESVSQGENNSSKTSSDIQRQHAALAPEDFGKLKNREFILFHENGVAPGRVIEVPMNQIDSIQTSCYNKRNDVAEFMRELE
- a CDS encoding helix-turn-helix domain-containing protein, which codes for MKNELYGENLKAAREKKGWSREDLASKMGVSYSTVLRWETSKHKPMKFLQNVLEKLLR
- a CDS encoding thermonuclease family protein; translated protein: MNKLILPLLLFTASLHAQNLSITAKVLYIIDGDTIKIEYNKKPTSVRLIGIDTPESKNNAKARRDAQRTGKDVRTITTLGKQASDYLKTLVKKGDIIKIVFDVQKTDRYGRLLGYVYLSDSSTMLNETIIRAGYASPMTIPPDVKYKDLFLKAYQEARENKRGLWK